A genomic window from Treponema maltophilum ATCC 51939 includes:
- the thrH gene encoding bifunctional phosphoserine phosphatase/homoserine phosphotransferase ThrH, with amino-acid sequence MYVTCLDLEGVLVPEIWIAFAEKTGISELRLTTRDISDYDVLMKKRLGILKEHSLGLKAIQDVIAQIDPMPGAKDFLDALRERCQVIILSDTFTQFSLPLMKKLGMPAIFCNELIVGPDGMISGYKLRQQNGKYHAVCALQSIGFNTIAAGDSFNDLAMIKQSQKGFLFRAPEHIVSENPAIPAFTEYGDLLNEITRVLETEN; translated from the coding sequence ATGTATGTAACCTGTCTTGATTTGGAAGGGGTACTCGTTCCCGAAATATGGATCGCCTTCGCCGAAAAAACGGGCATAAGTGAACTCCGCCTTACGACGCGCGATATAAGCGACTATGACGTGCTTATGAAAAAGCGGTTGGGGATTTTAAAAGAACATTCTCTCGGCTTAAAAGCGATTCAGGATGTCATCGCTCAAATCGATCCGATGCCCGGCGCAAAAGATTTTCTCGATGCGCTGCGCGAACGCTGTCAAGTGATTATTTTGTCCGACACGTTTACGCAGTTTTCGCTGCCGCTTATGAAAAAACTCGGCATGCCCGCGATTTTTTGCAACGAACTGATTGTCGGACCGGACGGTATGATAAGCGGTTACAAGCTCCGCCAACAAAACGGAAAATATCACGCGGTATGCGCTTTGCAGTCCATCGGTTTTAATACGATCGCTGCGGGCGATTCTTTTAACGACCTTGCGATGATAAAGCAAAGTCAAAAAGGCTTTTTATTCCGCGCTCCCGAACATATTGTATCCGAAAATCCGGCTATTCCCGCTTTTACCGAATACGGCGATTTGCTGAACGAAATCACCCGGGTTTTGGAAACGGAAAATTGA
- a CDS encoding methyl-accepting chemotaxis protein, producing the protein MKNRFSIRYKLISIFVVSIITLVFCIITIIGFQIRKTDRERFHKNMQQDISLIEYDINSFFDNTKYMLRMLSNHTAVRNVDTSLNEYISKTGISNIDTIEKSATEAAVFNLFKNIHKSYPYYMCVFMGTKWGGYTSTCDMALPGGYDPRKRPWYEAASRTPKKPVVTEAYQSTAGDTVICLSQGVFSFQNEHIGNVSIEVSLGTLTDMLKSLAIGKTGYIMLVQGDGTILADPKNDSFNFKKMEDLNVPAFTEFATANSGSMSVKMDNKKWFAELYTIDSLNWKLIALMQEDEVFSEFYRILRYILIIGFTLLIIFLIIAFTFVLYMTKALDSTVLALKNIAQGEGDLTVRLPVRGNDEITDLSKYFNKTIEKIGTSIKSVGESSAEMTNIGSELASNMTETASAVHEISANIDGVKKQALTQAASVTETAATVEEIVRTINQLNRSIETQATSVTQSSAAIEQMVANIGSIGQTLEKTDEAIKALADATAGGKSTVVGANAVTQKVAEKAGSLLEASNVIQHIASQTNLLAMNAAIEAAHAGEAGKGFAVVADEIRKLAEDSAEQGKKITNTLKTLSGEIEELSGSSKTAEEKFNVIFNLAEQVKSMSDRLTEAMREQESGGKEVLAAIKSINTVTMEVQSGSGEMLKGGEGVAEEMRKLDELTRLITDSMNEMASGAVQINNAVQEVNEITQKNKMSIDNLTHEVNKFKV; encoded by the coding sequence GAACAGGTTTTCAATCCGTTATAAACTCATTTCAATTTTTGTTGTTTCCATTATAACGCTTGTTTTTTGTATTATTACCATTATCGGTTTTCAAATTCGAAAAACCGATCGGGAGCGATTTCATAAAAATATGCAGCAAGATATCTCATTAATAGAATATGATATCAATTCGTTTTTCGACAATACAAAATATATGTTGCGTATGCTATCCAACCATACAGCCGTACGGAACGTTGATACTTCTCTTAATGAATATATATCAAAGACCGGAATATCCAATATCGATACCATAGAAAAAAGCGCAACGGAAGCAGCCGTGTTTAATTTATTCAAAAATATTCATAAAAGCTATCCGTATTATATGTGTGTTTTTATGGGAACAAAGTGGGGCGGCTACACGTCAACGTGTGATATGGCGCTTCCGGGCGGTTATGATCCGAGAAAACGACCATGGTATGAGGCTGCCTCCCGAACTCCTAAAAAGCCGGTTGTTACGGAAGCCTATCAATCTACGGCGGGCGATACGGTCATCTGCCTTTCACAGGGGGTTTTTTCTTTTCAAAATGAACATATCGGCAATGTCAGTATAGAGGTGTCGTTGGGAACGCTGACCGACATGTTAAAATCGCTGGCAATAGGTAAAACGGGTTATATTATGCTGGTGCAGGGAGACGGGACCATACTTGCCGATCCGAAAAACGATTCTTTTAATTTCAAAAAAATGGAAGATCTAAACGTTCCCGCTTTTACAGAATTTGCAACGGCAAACTCGGGAAGCATGAGTGTAAAAATGGATAATAAAAAATGGTTTGCTGAACTATATACCATTGATAGTTTAAACTGGAAGCTGATAGCACTGATGCAAGAAGATGAGGTTTTTTCGGAATTCTATCGGATATTACGATATATATTGATCATCGGCTTCACACTATTGATAATCTTTTTAATTATCGCTTTTACATTTGTATTGTATATGACAAAAGCACTGGACTCGACCGTTCTTGCCCTTAAAAACATCGCTCAGGGCGAAGGCGACTTGACCGTCCGTTTGCCCGTACGCGGTAACGACGAAATAACCGACCTGTCAAAATACTTCAATAAAACAATCGAAAAGATCGGTACGTCGATTAAAAGTGTAGGAGAAAGCAGTGCCGAAATGACCAACATCGGCTCGGAGCTTGCCAGTAACATGACCGAAACGGCCAGTGCCGTGCACGAAATAAGCGCGAATATCGACGGGGTAAAAAAGCAGGCATTGACGCAGGCGGCAAGCGTTACCGAAACGGCGGCAACGGTCGAAGAGATTGTGCGCACAATCAATCAGCTTAACCGCAGTATCGAAACGCAGGCAACAAGCGTCACGCAGTCTTCGGCCGCTATCGAACAGATGGTTGCAAACATCGGTTCAATCGGACAGACACTCGAAAAAACCGACGAGGCAATCAAAGCACTTGCGGACGCAACCGCCGGCGGAAAAAGTACGGTTGTCGGTGCCAATGCCGTCACGCAAAAGGTTGCCGAAAAAGCGGGCAGCCTTTTGGAAGCCTCGAATGTGATTCAGCATATCGCAAGTCAAACCAATTTGCTTGCGATGAACGCCGCAATCGAAGCGGCTCACGCAGGAGAGGCGGGTAAGGGGTTTGCCGTTGTTGCCGACGAGATTCGAAAACTTGCCGAAGATTCGGCGGAACAGGGCAAAAAAATAACAAACACGCTTAAAACGCTGTCCGGCGAAATTGAAGAGCTGTCGGGTTCTTCAAAAACCGCGGAGGAAAAATTCAACGTTATTTTCAATTTGGCCGAGCAGGTTAAATCGATGAGCGACCGCCTCACCGAAGCGATGCGCGAGCAGGAAAGCGGCGGTAAAGAAGTGCTTGCGGCAATTAAAAGCATCAATACGGTAACGATGGAGGTACAGTCCGGATCGGGAGAAATGCTCAAAGGCGGTGAAGGGGTTGCCGAAGAAATGCGCAAGCTGGATGAACTTACCCGGCTTATTACCGACAGCATGAACGAGATGGCGTCGGGCGCCGTACAAATCAACAATGCCGTGCAGGAAGTAAACGAGATTACACAAAAGAACAAGATGAGTATAGACAACTTAACCCATGAAGTAAACAAGTTTAAAGTGTAG
- a CDS encoding formate--tetrahydrofolate ligase, producing MLSDIEIAQANIPAPVAEIAAKIGLSAQDCEFYGNYKAKIGLETMYRLLSRPKEKRGKLILVTAITPTSAGEGKSTVSIGLADALRLIGKNAVLALREPSLGPCFGIKGGACGGGRAQIVPMEDINLHFTGDIHAVSAANNLIAALIDNHIQQGNALRIEPRSISWRRCLDLNDRMLRSAVIGLGGTANGVPREEHFDIAVASEIMAILCLSKSIDELKQKIGAVFVGKTDTGEAVYLKSLGISGAAAALLKDAIRPNLVQTLEKTPAFVHGGPFANIAHGCNSINATLCALALSEYTVTEAGFAADLGAEKFMDIKCTAADIAPDAAVVVATVRALKMHGGVPKAKLGENNIPALLRGFENLKVHVENVRKFGVPVIVAVNRFASDTQEELDALCGACRNLSGNGEYKVEAVVCESWEKGGRGSEKLAEAVVALCKTEKSRFKPLYKPEDSFIEKLENLALNIYRADKLDIAPAALKKMREYTDMGFGNLPVCVAKTQNSISHDKNLIGAPAHYTFPIRDVQLKSGAGFLVAYAGDIMSMPGLPKIPAACSIDVDNGGHISGLF from the coding sequence ATGTTATCGGATATCGAAATCGCGCAGGCAAACATTCCGGCGCCCGTTGCCGAAATTGCCGCAAAAATCGGCTTAAGCGCTCAAGACTGCGAATTCTACGGGAACTATAAGGCGAAAATCGGCTTAGAGACGATGTACCGGCTTTTGTCCCGCCCGAAAGAAAAGCGCGGAAAACTGATTTTGGTGACGGCCATTACGCCGACAAGTGCGGGAGAAGGAAAATCAACCGTTTCGATCGGCCTTGCCGACGCGCTGCGTTTAATCGGAAAAAACGCCGTACTCGCGCTCAGAGAACCTTCTTTAGGCCCGTGCTTCGGCATAAAAGGCGGAGCGTGCGGCGGCGGACGGGCGCAAATCGTCCCGATGGAAGACATAAACCTTCACTTTACGGGCGACATACACGCCGTGTCTGCCGCAAACAATTTGATCGCCGCCCTCATCGATAATCACATTCAGCAGGGAAACGCTTTGCGTATCGAGCCGCGCAGTATATCATGGCGGCGGTGCCTCGATTTGAACGACCGCATGCTGCGCAGCGCCGTTATCGGTTTGGGCGGTACGGCAAACGGCGTTCCGCGTGAAGAACATTTCGATATTGCCGTCGCAAGCGAAATTATGGCGATTCTCTGCCTTTCAAAATCGATAGATGAATTAAAACAAAAAATCGGCGCCGTTTTTGTCGGTAAAACGGATACGGGCGAAGCGGTCTATTTGAAATCGCTCGGAATAAGCGGAGCGGCCGCCGCCCTTTTAAAAGATGCGATACGGCCGAATCTCGTTCAAACGCTCGAAAAAACGCCCGCCTTTGTTCACGGCGGCCCCTTTGCCAACATTGCGCACGGCTGCAACAGCATAAACGCGACGCTGTGCGCCCTCGCTTTAAGCGAATACACCGTAACCGAAGCCGGCTTTGCCGCCGATTTGGGCGCCGAAAAATTCATGGACATAAAATGCACGGCGGCAGACATCGCCCCCGACGCGGCGGTCGTCGTTGCAACGGTACGGGCGCTTAAAATGCACGGCGGGGTTCCCAAAGCAAAACTCGGCGAAAACAACATTCCCGCTCTTTTGCGCGGTTTTGAAAATCTGAAAGTACACGTCGAAAATGTACGCAAATTCGGCGTACCGGTCATCGTTGCGGTAAACCGTTTTGCCTCCGACACGCAGGAAGAACTCGACGCGCTTTGCGGCGCCTGCCGCAATCTTTCAGGAAACGGGGAATATAAAGTTGAAGCGGTCGTATGCGAAAGCTGGGAAAAGGGAGGACGCGGCAGCGAAAAACTTGCCGAAGCGGTTGTCGCTTTGTGCAAAACGGAAAAAAGCCGCTTTAAACCGCTTTACAAGCCGGAAGATTCGTTTATCGAAAAACTTGAAAATCTTGCGTTAAACATTTATCGCGCCGACAAGCTCGACATTGCGCCTGCGGCGCTGAAAAAAATGCGCGAATATACCGACATGGGCTTCGGAAACCTTCCGGTCTGCGTCGCCAAAACGCAAAACTCCATAAGCCACGACAAAAATCTCATCGGCGCGCCGGCGCACTACACCTTTCCGATTCGGGACGTGCAGCTTAAAAGCGGGGCGGGCTTTTTGGTTGCCTATGCCGGCGACATTATGAGCATGCCCGGCCTTCCCAAAATTCCGGCAGCCTGTTCGATAGACGTGGACAACGGCGGACATATATCGGGCCTTTTCTAG